Genomic DNA from Frondihabitans sp. PAMC 28766:
GGGGTCGGGGCGGTGGAACTGGTAGAGCCCGATGGCCTCGACACCGAGGCGCTTCGCCGACGCACGAGCCGCCTCCTTGAGGTGCGAGGGCGAGCCGTCCTGGTCCCAGCCGTCCGGTGCCTGAGCGTGGGCGCGCGTGTGCCCGCCCTTGGTCGCGACCAGCACCTCGTCGGTGTTGCCGTGCCACTCGCGCAGGGCCTTCGCGATGAGGATCTCGTTGTGGCCCTCGTCGTCGGGCTTGCCCGCCTGGCTGTAGGCGTCGGCAGTGTCGATGAAGGTGATGCCGGCCTCGAGGGCGGCGTGGATGGTGGCGATCGAGCGCTTCTCGTCGGGCCGTCCTTCGAGTGACATGGGCATGGCGCCCAGGCCGATCGCCGAGACGGTGACGTCGCCGATTGTTCGTGTCTTCATGGGGGTCCTGTTCTAGAAGAGGGCGCGCGGCGTCACGGCCATCGTGCTCACCACGCGTAGTCCTCGGGAGCCGGCTTGTGGCCGGGGAAGATCGCGTCGAGCTTAGCGAGGGCGTCGGCGTCGAGCGTGACGTCGACGGCGGCCACGGCGGAGTCGAACTGCGCCATGGTGCGGGGCCCGGTGATGGGGCCGGTGACACCCGGCTGGTGGAGGAGCCACGCGAGTGCGACTTCGCCGGGAGCGTGGCCGATCTCTTTCGCGAGGTTCTCGAACGCCTCGAGCTGCTCGCGGTGATCCTTCACGTACTCGGCCGAACGGCCCTCGAGGCGGCGCTTGCCCTCCTGCTCCTTGCCGATGATGCCGCCGAGCAGGCCACCGTTGAGCGGCGACCACGGGATGACGCCGAGACCGTATTTCTGCGCCGCCGGCAGCACCTCGAGCTCGATCTCGCGCTTGATGAGGTTGTAGATCGACTGCTCGGAGACGAGGCCCAGGAAGTGGCGCGCTTTTGCGGCCTCCTGCGCCTCGGCGATGTGCCAGCCGGCGAAATTCGACGAGCCGACGTAGAGGATCTTGCCCTGCGTGACGGCGACCTCGATGGCACCCCAGATCTCGTCCCACGGGGTGGCGCGGTCGATGTGGTGGAACTGGATGAGGTCGATGTGGTCGGTCTGCAGCCGCTCGAGGCTCGCGTCGATCGCGTGGCGGATGTTGTAGGCCGAGAGCTTGCCCGAGTTCGGCCACTCGCCCATGTCGCCGTACAGCTTCGTGGCGAGCACCGTCTTCTCGCGGCGGTCGCCGCCCTTGGCGAACCAGCGACCGATGATCGACTCGGTGGTGCCATAGGCGATCGCCCGGCCGTAGACGTTCGCAGTGTCGAAGAAGTTGACGCCCGATTCGTGGGCCTTGTCCATGATGGCGTGCGAGTCGTCCTCGCTGGTTTCGGGGCCGAAGTTCATCGTGCCGAGAATGGCGCGCGATACGGACAACCCTGTGCGTCCCAAGTGTGTATATTCCATGACTTCCTGCCTAGCCCCTTCCTGGGGTGAGCGCTCACCTGAGGGTCGATCCGTGTCCGGTACACGGTCCGCGCTCAGGAGGTTGGCACCCGGCTCCGTGTCGTCGTGGATGCAGCGTGCGTAGGCTCGACGCATGTCGGAGACGCAGGATGCCGGGGCGGGCGATCACTCCGTTCTGCACCATCGCCTGCGCAACACGAAGTTCGCCAAGCGAGCGCGCCTCTTCCGCGCCCGGCTGAATCTCTACCCTCGGCTACGCACGGCCTACAAGATCGTGTTGGGGGTGGTCGGCATCGCGGTCGTGATCGCGGGCATCATCCTGATTCCGCTGCCCGGCCCCGGCTGGCTCGTGGTGTTCATCGGGCTGGCGATCCTCGGCACCGAGTTCCCGGCCGCCCACCGGTTCAACATGTGGGTGCAAGGGAAGTTCCGGGCCGTCGTCGCGTGGTTCCAGCGTCGGCGCCAGCGTCGGGCTGCCGCCCGGGCGCAGCGGTCCGCTTCCGCCCCGCGCTAGGAGCGCCTGGCTAGACGTCGGCCGCCGACTCGTTGCCCCAGCTGGAGATCTCGCGGGGCACGGCGAGGTCGTGGCCGCCCGCGGGTGCCAGCACCTCGACCGCGCGCACGCGCGGTGACACCAGACCGTCGGTCGACACCATCCACGAGCCGACCAGGATACTGTCGTCGACAGCAGAGTGGACGGCCACGCCTGCCACGTCGAACTCGCCGTACGCCTCCTCGGCGAACGACACGCGCACCAGGGCCCCGTGGGCCACGGCCTCGCTCACGGCCGGCGGCTCGGCAGGCAGATCGGCTTCCGCCTCTGAACGCTCGGCCGAGTGGAAGGTGCGGAGCAGCTGCAGCGCCTTCGCCGGCTTCTTGTTCGAGTCGAGCGGGTGGCTGCCGAGAGTGAAAGCCCCGAGGATCGCCGATTGCACCGCCTTGCCGCGGACCGCGAACACGCCGTAGCGCTCGGTCGTGAACGTCGCCACGACCGCGTCGTCGGCTTCGAGGTCCGCGAGAAAGGCGGTCAGCGCCTTGACGTTGCGCTTGGCCGGGGAGTGAGATCGTCGTCAGTCACGCTCCGAGCGTAACGAACGGAACGGGCGCAGGATCCTGAGCAGTCACGATCCTGCGCTCGTCATCGGGGCCGCGATCAGTGAGGCGCCTGATAGAGCACCGGCTCCGGCAGCCCCTTCTCGGCGCGGATCGACCGCGAGAGCCTCTCGATCGCCTTGAGCGCGTCGACCACCGATTCGGGCGTGACCTCGAACGGCATGCTGTGGATGGTGTCGCTCGGCAGGCACGCGGCCTCGGCGACGGCCTTCAGCTCGTCCTCGTCGTCGACGGTCAGGCCGATCT
This window encodes:
- a CDS encoding aldo/keto reductase, coding for MEYTHLGRTGLSVSRAILGTMNFGPETSEDDSHAIMDKAHESGVNFFDTANVYGRAIAYGTTESIIGRWFAKGGDRREKTVLATKLYGDMGEWPNSGKLSAYNIRHAIDASLERLQTDHIDLIQFHHIDRATPWDEIWGAIEVAVTQGKILYVGSSNFAGWHIAEAQEAAKARHFLGLVSEQSIYNLIKREIELEVLPAAQKYGLGVIPWSPLNGGLLGGIIGKEQEGKRRLEGRSAEYVKDHREQLEAFENLAKEIGHAPGEVALAWLLHQPGVTGPITGPRTMAQFDSAVAAVDVTLDADALAKLDAIFPGHKPAPEDYAW
- a CDS encoding TIGR02611 family protein encodes the protein MSETQDAGAGDHSVLHHRLRNTKFAKRARLFRARLNLYPRLRTAYKIVLGVVGIAVVIAGIILIPLPGPGWLVVFIGLAILGTEFPAAHRFNMWVQGKFRAVVAWFQRRRQRRAAARAQRSASAPR